The window CCCGTGAAGTTGATGACCACAACAACCTTTCGTCTCAGCTGCAGCAGCTTTGATCACACTAGACAAAGTGAACTCATTGGGACTAAATCCAAGTCTAACCATCTGATTAAACAAGAGTAACGCATCACGAGGTCGACCATGCTGCGAATAACCAGAAATCAAAGTGGTCCATGTAACAAAATCTCTCTCAGGCATTTGGTCGAACACTTTACGAGCTTCCTCCAAACTCCCGCATTTCGAATACATATTGAGGAGAGTGTTGTACATAACGAGGTCATGACGAAAGATGGATTGAATCAGATGAGCATGAACGATCTTTCCCTGAGTGACTAACTTAAAGACTGTACATTTCTTCAGCAACGTGTTGTAGAAACGTCTATCGGCCGGAACATAACTGCTCTCGTGACCGTTGCTATCAGTGCGGAGAAGCAGATCATTGGATTGGTCGTCGGAATCTTCAGATACCAGTGCCGAAACAGAACGTAGACGCCGGAAAATTTTCAGTTGGGAGAGGAGACGATAAGGGAAACGAGCACATTTTAAAAATGCAGGTTTCGTTGTCGCCATGATCGTGCACATCACAGATGCTCGCGAAGCATACGAACAGTACAAATCAAAAAGTAGGGTAAGAGTAAGACTAAAAAAGGTTTCATTTTTAATTCAGTTATTATTCAGTTAAGAGTCAATTGGGTTTTGGTGTACAAAAATCTGAACCAAACTGTGTTTCAAATCACTTCAGTTTCCTTAATGTTGTCAAGGCATACACTTGGGCTAatgattcaataaaaaaaaaaaagcagacaaGTGATTTCTAATAGAAAACTTTGATGCTAATTGGTCTTACAAGTGTGCTCTGTTTATTGTGAAACTTTCAATGTTATTGAGCAACAAAGGCAAAGACAAAGACTAGACtcctaaaaaaaatcatatcatacTCCTCTTTCTCAAGTTAAGATTGGTAACTGGTggtagacaaaaaaaagacagaatttaGTGGATCTAGTAGTCCATGCCTCCCATTCCACCCATGCCTGCTCCAGCTCCTGCTGACTCGCTGTCGTCTTTCGGAAGATCAACCACTACAGCTTCAGTTGTTGTCAACAAAGATGACACACTgacaaaaaacagaaacaacaagtaTACAANTAAGACAAAAACCAACCTGCTCACATCTTTCCTCAATGCCTTTCTTGTCACCAGCGCCATCAAGAATAACAGTGTCGTCCTTGGAGACTGTAACCTATAAATAGCCAGACAAGTCTCAACTACAATTAAAATCTAACAACAAATATGCTGATAATACCAAAGTCAATATAACTTCATACTAAGANTgacaaaaaacagaaacaacaagtaTACAACTTTAGCTTCTTAGACTTACATGTCCAATTGAAAAAAAACGTCATTTGTTAGGTTAGGTTTTCGCTTTTTAATTACCTGGCAGCATCAACCAGAGCCGTCCTGATCACTTTCAGCGGGTCTATGATTCCAGctttcaccatatccacatattcACCTAGTTTTTTCTCCAGAGTTAGGTAAAGACAATCttcatatatatcaaaagtGAAGTGATGATAGATTCGTAAACTCAACTCACCTTTAGCTGCATCATAACCGAGGTCTGTGTTATCTTGTTCCAAGAGCTTGCCAACTATAACAGCGCCTTCAACTCCAGCATTTGAAGCGATTGTGTGAACAGGAgtctgaagaaaacaaaacccgTTAACAACTTATTAGGAATAATCAGATCATATGATCTTTATTTTAGAGAAATGCTAACCTTCAATGCGTTCTGAATGATCTGCACACCAATCTTCTGATCAAAGTTGGCTGTTGGAAGTTTTTCCAACTCTCTCGCTGCATATAGAAGAGCCACACCTCCTCCTGCAAGTGTTTTGTAATGTTTCTTAAGCACATCCCAAATTTTCTTTAGCTTTTATGTCAATTGGGCTTTCTTCACCAGAAGAGACATACCTGGCAAAATACCCTCTTCAACGGCTGCTTTAGTGGCATTCAATGCATCTGTCACTCTGTCTTTCTTCTCACCAACTTCAGCTTCACTTGCTCCTCCAATCTAAACACAATTAGCTCCAGAATCTATAACATGACACTTACAAACCAGGCTGCTATGATTATGAGACTGCAGAAACAATTAATGGACCTACCTTCAAAACTGCAACACCTCCAGAGAGCTTAGCCAACCGTTCTTGCAGTTTCTCCTTGTCATAATCTGAGGTGCTGAGTTCAATTGCTGACCTAATCTGTTAATTGCAATACCAAACAATTAGATGGATCACTATTTTACATCTTCAGTTCAtttgattataaataataaaattttaccaaCTAAGTGACCAAGGTGTTAAGACAAAAACCAACCTGCTCACATCTTTCCTCAATGCCTTTCTTGTCACCAGCGCCATCAAGAATAACAGTGTCGTCCTTGGAGACTGTAACCTATAAATAGCCAGACAAGTCTCAACTACAATTAAAATCTAACAACAAATATGCTGATAATACCAAAGTCAATATAACTTCATACTAAGAGCCCCAATGTCTATATTAGTCAAGGTTTCAATGGCTACCTTTTTGCAGGTTCCTAGCATGCCCAGGTCCACCTTCTCCAGATTCATGCCGAGCTCTTCCGTGATAACCTACATCAAGCCAAGTCATTAATCTTCCATTGAAGATAAGAGATTCACAAGACTGACACATTACACAACAAATTTACTACCTCTCCACCAGTAAGGGCAGCAAGGTCTTGCAAATTGGCTTTCCTATTCTCTCCAAACCCAGGGGCCTTGATGGCACAGACCTGTTGGGAGGACATTATTaatcacaaagcaaagaagatcACCCCTAAGAATCAGGAGACAATAGTAAAAGCTTCAGTTGTTCAAACCTTGATTCCGGCACGGAGCTTGTTAAGGATAAGAGTTGCAAGAGCATCACTTTCCACATCTTCCGAAACAATCAACAGTGGTCTTTGCCTCTGTAACGTTTTAGATGGACAACGGAAACCACATTAGATGCCTTTCACACAgcatttttatgagaaaatattttcaaatatactaTGATGATAAAGCAGACATACCTTCAGAGCCAACTCCAACACTTTCACGATAGAGTTGATACTTGAGATCTTCTTCTCATGGATTAGAATGAGAGGATCGTCTAGTTCCTACATAAATTGAATTCAAATTCAGTAAAATCTATAATTAATTTGCCACATCAAGACTTAATTGAGCAGGGAGTCAAAAACTTAcacatttttgagttttttgattAGTAATAAAGTATGGGGACGTATAACCTCTGTCCAATTTCATCCCCTCTACAACTTCCAACTCGTTAAACAATGTCTTTCCATCCTGCAATGCATTTACCCACGTTAGAGTTATGGTTTGACCAATACATAAGTAGAAACATAAGCTAACATTCAGCAATTCACTTACTTGGATTGTGATTACACCTTCTTTGCCAACCTTCTCCATAGCCTTTGCAATAAGCTCACCAATTTCCCTCTCTCCATTGGCAGAAATGGTCCCAACCTGTGCAATCTCTTCAGATGTGCTGATCATCCTCGCCTTGCTTTTAAGGTTTGTCACCACAGAATCAACTGCCATGGAGATACCACGTCTCAAGTCCATCGCATTCATACCTGCGGCAACTGATTTGCAACCTTCGGTGAATATTGCCCGGGTGAGGACAGTAGCACAAGTGGTACCTGCAGCGTTGCAAGTGTTAGTAGGTAGTCTTGCAAAGTTTATACAACTGTGAACCACGAAATCAAGTTAAGAGCCAAGAATTTTTCAATCAAAGTGAATAACTTACCATCACCAGCAACATCATTAGTAGCATTTGCAACCTGCTTCACTAGACTGGCACCAACGTTCTTGATTTTGTCCTTGAACTCAATGCTTTTGGCAACTGTCACACCATCTTTTGTCACTTTAGGAGCACCCCAACTTTGCTCAATCACAACATTACGTCCCTTCAAAATTAGAAACACAGATATCAGAAAAGCCAGTCACATATTGATGCTTAGATCAAACTGCCATTTGGGATAACAGAAACGgatacaaaagtaaaacaagatACAGAATAAACCGGTCACACAAAGCACAGGAAATGACAGATTTTGCAATAGACATAAACCTCAAACCAATTCATGTCCAAATCAATTCAAAATGAGTAGGgtagaaaaaaacaagagtacCTTAGGACCCATGGTGACTTTAACAGCATCAGCAAGATCTTCAACACCCTTAAGCATCAAAGCTCGAGCTTCAACACCAAACTTAATTTCTTTGGCTGCATAGTTCCTGCTCCAGCTCATTCTGCTCGAAACCTGAGTACAGAAAGGATGATGAAGTAAGCTCGTACCCTCAAAGCTACAGAGTACAGaccaattaaaaatcaaattcaatccTTAGAATTTACCTGGCGAGTGTTTTGAGCAATCCTAAgaacagagagaacaaaaaagaaaccatttttaatatcaaaattagTAAATCAAAATCTCGGGATATTAAAGCAAATAGATTTGAAGAACCCAGATAAATTGAAGGAGACTAGATCAAAACCCAGATCGATTCAATAACTCATTGCCTTCCACTGTTAAGTGAACCCATcagaaaactaaatataaaaaaaaaaaaaacgaagagagTGAGCTTTTCCTACCTTGCCTTGGAGGCGAGGTTAGAAGCGAAACGATACATGGTGACTTAgagggaagaagatgaaggatgaAGACGCCGAGAAGGAAGATATGAATCTGACGAGCGAGTTAGATCAGTGGAGAAcaggcagagagagagagaggggactTAATAAGCGAAGGAGGAGAAGAGTCTAGAAACAGCTGCTACTTACTGCCTAACTATATGAgcctttagggttttagggcCCTTTAGGGTTTAACTTATCATTTGAATccttttataaatttccaaaattttatcaaaaagataaaaaaaaattatgcgtTTTTGATAAACAGGATTTATGATTTTGCGATATCATACACTAGATTCGGACCTGTACGTGCggattaatttaaaaaattaaggttATTATCAGGTTTGCAATATAGTACGTATGTGAAGGGTaatgtttataaacatatttttaacgaATATTAGTAAAATTTCTAATCCAAACTCGTATCAGTATAGCATTTGataaggttttgtttttagacGAAAAGAAtgatcatatatgtttttttagacCCAAAGTATAAACAACTACAATTACAAAAAGTTAGACAAAAATAGAATATTTatatctggaaaaaaaaaacttgtcatgtctcatatatgttatgtttattatattttatgaccGTAATTTCAATAATGCTTTATCCatttgagattgtatattttagtccaatAGATAAAGAAATAGGTAGAAGATTTAGATAGAATACTCGTATTTCATGTACTTTTTGTTTGGatatgtaatttttacaaattagtggcattatacaaattttctttattttctcaaaattatttatcaaattggATAAAATCTCCCATAATGATTAAAATTCCTAAACTCGATGACCTAAATTGTATAGCGTGGCAAACCCACATTGATAGGCTTACCTCGTAATGGTtgtgctatttttttttgtattgaccAAACtgactttttgtaattttttcctAAAACTATATTCAATGGTATTACATGTATAATAGAGAACTTTATGCCTATATAGTTaaaaatgcttctcttttaatagtataggtTTATCTatttgagattgtatattttagtccaatagataagaaaatatgttttgtcCAACAAAAATGATATGGGAATATGTAGGAgattcaaaacacacacatttaCTAAAAGGTGCAAAAGTGAAGAATTCTATTTTTAGCTAAACAAACAATTACTTTCATATTTAAGAGTATTATGTTTGATatgtcacaaacaaaacaaaaccaaacagaGTAAAGGAGAAAtcgtttttcttcttcattggcATCGGTCTCTAGGAACCGGCTACCTCGATGGCAACAACTCTTTGTGCTTCCGAGGCGGCCTCATTAGCTTCCTTCTCCAGAGTCTTGTCGTTGGTCTTTGGTGTCacttatatatgatttaatGAAACCtcatgttaaaataaaaaaacttgcGTTTACCTATTAAACCATCCTTCCGTTGGTTTAATTTTCATTGCCGAGGTTAATGTTAACACCTCTATTGTTTAACACCaaagaggaaacaaattctTGATTTTAAAAGGTAAGATAATGGTTTACATAAAGATTGATGGTAATTAAGAAGAGAGAATTGAGTAAATTGACTTACTCTTTTCTGATGCGAGTCCATCACTCGATTGTTCTTCAAGATCTCAGATATTGTTACGACAGTTGTGATTGCTATAGACAGAAAATTATATCATACATATTACGGGACCTACATATTACACGTAAAAGAGAGAAACCGATCAAAACac is drawn from Camelina sativa cultivar DH55 chromosome 1, Cs, whole genome shotgun sequence and contains these coding sequences:
- the LOC104789271 gene encoding chaperonin CPN60, mitochondrial, with translation MYRFASNLASKARIAQNTRQVSSRMSWSRNYAAKEIKFGVEARALMLKGVEDLADAVKVTMGPKGRNVVIEQSWGAPKVTKDGVTVAKSIEFKDKIKNVGASLVKQVANATNDVAGDGTTCATVLTRAIFTEGCKSVAAGMNAMDLRRGISMAVDSVVTNLKSKARMISTSEEIAQVGTISANGEREIGELIAKAMEKVGKEGVITIQDGKTLFNELEVVEGMKLDRGYTSPYFITNQKTQKCELDDPLILIHEKKISSINSIVKVLELALKRQRPLLIVSEDVESDALATLILNKLRAGIKVCAIKAPGFGENRKANLQDLAALTGGEVITEELGMNLEKVDLGMLGTCKKVTVSKDDTVILDGAGDKKGIEERCEQIRSAIELSTSDYDKEKLQERLAKLSGGVAVLKIGGASEAEVGEKKDRVTDALNATKAAVEEGILPGGGVALLYAARELEKLPTANFDQKIGVQIIQNALKTPVHTIASNAGVEGAVIVGKLLEQDNTDLGYDAAKGEYVDMVKAGIIDPLKVIRTALVDAASVSSLLTTTEAVVVDLPKDDSESAGAGAGMGGMGGMDY